One Frankia alni ACN14a DNA window includes the following coding sequences:
- a CDS encoding dTDP-4-dehydrorhamnose 3,5-epimerase family protein yields MIVTPTSIAGVWIVDVEAFTDARGLFARTFCAEEFAAAGLAVEVAQCSVAFNAAAGTIRGMHWAGEPVRETKLVRCTRGALLDVVVDPRPDSPTYLSHVAVELSADNHRALFIDAGLAHGYQTLADATEATYQMNVPFTPGHDRGLRFDDPRLGIAWPLPVSVISDKDRAWPLLTGVGGLTPLSS; encoded by the coding sequence GTGATCGTCACCCCGACGTCGATCGCCGGGGTGTGGATCGTCGACGTCGAGGCGTTCACCGACGCCCGGGGCCTGTTCGCCCGGACGTTCTGCGCCGAGGAGTTCGCGGCGGCGGGGCTCGCCGTCGAGGTGGCCCAGTGCAGCGTGGCCTTCAACGCCGCGGCCGGCACGATCCGCGGGATGCACTGGGCCGGCGAACCGGTGCGCGAGACCAAGCTGGTCCGCTGCACCCGCGGCGCGCTGCTCGACGTCGTCGTCGACCCCCGGCCCGACTCGCCGACGTACCTGAGCCACGTCGCGGTCGAGCTGTCCGCCGACAACCACCGGGCGTTGTTCATCGACGCGGGGCTCGCGCACGGCTACCAGACGCTGGCCGACGCCACCGAGGCGACGTACCAGATGAACGTCCCCTTCACCCCGGGGCACGACCGCGGGCTCCGCTTCGACGACCCGCGCCTGGGCATCGCCTGGCCGCTGCCGGTGTCCGTGATCTCCGACAAGGACCGGGCCTGGCCGCTGCTCACCGGCGTCGGCGGTCTGACTCCGTTGTCGTCGTAA
- a CDS encoding NAD-dependent epimerase/dehydratase family protein, with protein MKVLVTGTEGYLGCLLAPELMRDGHEVIGVDTGYYKYGWLYRGTDRTPLTLDKDLRHLTVEDLAGVDAVVHMAELSNDPLGALAPDVTYKVNHLGSVRLANLAKQAGVERFVYMSSCSVYGVATGEDVTETSPVNPQTPYAECKVYVERDVAPLADDSFSPTFLRNATAYGASPRQRFDIVLNNLAGVAWTTGEIAMTSDGTPWRPLVHGLDIAKAIRLALAAPRDVVHNQIFNVGDSEQNYQVKEIADAVASVFTGCKLSFGDNGGDNRSYRVSFDKIANTLPGFSCDWNALRGAEQLHEVFSRIQLDAETFTGRGHTRLKQLQYLIGTGQLDADLFWAHP; from the coding sequence ATGAAGGTGCTCGTGACGGGCACGGAGGGGTACCTGGGGTGCCTGCTCGCGCCCGAGCTGATGCGCGATGGCCACGAGGTCATCGGCGTGGACACCGGTTACTACAAGTACGGCTGGCTGTACCGCGGGACGGACCGGACCCCGCTGACCCTCGACAAGGACCTGCGCCACCTCACCGTCGAGGACCTCGCCGGCGTCGACGCCGTGGTGCACATGGCCGAACTGTCCAACGACCCGCTGGGCGCTCTCGCGCCGGACGTCACGTACAAGGTCAACCACCTCGGCTCGGTGCGGCTGGCGAACCTCGCCAAGCAGGCCGGCGTCGAGCGGTTCGTCTACATGTCCTCGTGCAGTGTCTACGGCGTGGCGACCGGCGAGGACGTCACGGAGACCTCGCCGGTCAACCCGCAGACCCCGTACGCCGAGTGCAAGGTCTACGTGGAGCGCGACGTCGCCCCGCTGGCCGACGACTCCTTCTCGCCGACCTTTCTGCGCAACGCCACCGCCTACGGTGCCTCGCCGCGGCAGCGGTTCGACATCGTGCTGAACAACCTCGCCGGCGTCGCCTGGACGACCGGTGAGATCGCGATGACCTCGGACGGCACCCCCTGGCGCCCGCTGGTCCACGGCCTCGACATCGCGAAGGCGATCCGTCTCGCGCTGGCCGCGCCGCGCGACGTCGTCCACAACCAGATCTTCAACGTGGGCGACAGCGAGCAGAACTACCAGGTCAAGGAGATCGCCGACGCGGTCGCCAGCGTCTTCACGGGATGCAAGCTGAGCTTCGGCGACAACGGCGGCGACAACCGCAGCTACCGGGTGTCCTTCGACAAGATCGCGAACACCCTGCCCGGGTTCTCCTGCGACTGGAACGCCCTGCGCGGCGCCGAGCAGCTCCACGAGGTGTTCAGCCGCATCCAGCTCGACGCGGAGACCTTCACCGGCCGCGGGCACACCCGGCTCAAGCAGCTCCAGTACCTGATCGGTACCGGGCAGCTCGACGCCGACCTGTTCTGGGCGCATCCGTGA
- a CDS encoding serine O-acetyltransferase, translating into MSTEAGAARNGTAPREPGSPPPTPNGSTAHGPAPGTPGGDAETDRREASELGLREILREDLRRHYGSFAHPGLHVLAVYRLGQWRRTRRQPLRAALTVVYKVLNNLVIRNLYGVELSEMARLGRRVHIGHHQTILIPPFCEIGDDCTLRHNLTIGYAGGSASPRDVPRIGARVELAPGVHLLGAITIGDDARIGPGSIVMTDVPAGSTVFAAPARVMKPPTP; encoded by the coding sequence GTGTCCACTGAGGCCGGCGCGGCCCGCAACGGAACGGCCCCCCGCGAACCCGGGAGCCCCCCGCCCACGCCCAACGGCTCCACCGCCCACGGCCCCGCCCCGGGAACCCCGGGCGGTGATGCCGAGACCGACCGCCGGGAGGCGTCCGAGCTGGGCCTGCGGGAGATCCTGCGGGAGGACCTCCGGCGGCACTACGGTTCGTTCGCCCACCCGGGCCTGCACGTGCTCGCCGTCTACCGCCTCGGGCAGTGGCGGCGCACCCGGCGCCAGCCGCTGCGCGCCGCGCTCACGGTGGTCTACAAGGTGCTCAACAACCTCGTCATCCGCAACCTCTACGGGGTCGAGCTCTCCGAGATGGCCCGGCTCGGCCGGCGGGTCCACATCGGCCATCACCAGACGATCCTGATCCCGCCGTTCTGCGAGATCGGCGACGACTGCACGCTGCGGCACAACCTGACCATCGGCTACGCCGGCGGCTCGGCGTCGCCACGGGACGTGCCCAGGATCGGTGCCCGAGTCGAGCTCGCCCCCGGCGTCCACCTCCTCGGCGCGATCACCATCGGCGACGACGCCCGCATCGGCCCCGGCTCGATCGTGATGACCGACGTGCCTGCCGGTTCCACCGTCTTCGCCGCCCCCGCCCGCGTCATGAAGCCCCCCACCCCCTGA
- a CDS encoding acyl carrier protein yields the protein MVQDRLQQIFREIFSDDDLIVSDTMTADDVPGWDSLAHINLIYAVEREFSIQIADDRLASFATVGDMREHIEELSGVH from the coding sequence ATGGTGCAGGACCGACTCCAGCAGATCTTCCGGGAGATCTTCAGCGACGACGACCTCATCGTTTCCGACACGATGACCGCCGACGACGTCCCCGGCTGGGACTCGCTCGCGCACATCAACCTGATCTACGCCGTCGAGCGGGAGTTCTCGATCCAGATCGCCGACGACCGGCTCGCCAGCTTCGCCACCGTCGGTGACATGCGCGAGCACATCGAGGAGCTCAGCGGTGTCCACTGA